A genomic segment from Triticum dicoccoides isolate Atlit2015 ecotype Zavitan chromosome 1A, WEW_v2.0, whole genome shotgun sequence encodes:
- the LOC119276442 gene encoding serine/threonine-protein kinase TOR, which produces MKPSPHFPEIGKKSKDLIPKDHSFNIAAYISSGADVIAAALRKHVEEEARDLSGEAFLRFMDQLYEQISSLLQSNDVSENLLALRAIDALIDMPFGEGASKVSKFASFLRNVFEVKRDPEILVPASTVLGHLAKAGGAMTADEVERQIKTALGWLEGDRVEYRRFAAVLILKEMAENASTTFNVHVPEFVDAIWVALRDPKQAVRERAVEALRACLHVIEKRETRWRVQWYYRMCEAAQVGLGKNASVHSIHGSLLAVGELLRNTGEFMMSRYREVADIVLTYLKHRDQLVRRSITSLLPRIAHFLRDRFVTNYLKICMEHILFVLRTPDERASGFVALGEMAGALGAELVPSLPSITPLLHEAIAPRRGRPSLEAITCVGSFSKAMGLAMERHIRGGLLDAMFSAGLSDKLVDALESISTSIPSLLPTIQERLLDCIAQALPKSSTRSGSTVNRATRSNSLQHFVDSSGPVLVQLALRTLANFNFKGHELLELARESVILYLEDEDSSTRKAAAICCCRLVAHSLSASSTSQFSSNRSNRMGGAKRRRLVEEIVEKLLIAAVADADVGVRSSVFRALCRNPTFDDFLAQADILTSIFVALNDEEYGVRELAILVAGRLSEKNPAYVLPALRRYLIQLLTYLDQSMDSKCREESARLLGCLIRSCPRLILPYVAPIHKALVARLCEGTGPMANIVLAAGVLATVGELAKVGGFAMRQYLPELMPLVVDALLDGGSVSKREVAVATLGQVIQSTGYVIAPYNEYPPLLGLLLKLLNGELEWSTRLEVLKVLGIMGALDPHAHKRNQHNLPGQHNLPGQHREVLRPTVETAQHIVSMEETPTDFWPSFSASEDYYSTVAISSLMRILRDPSLASYHQMVVGSLIFVFKSMGLGCVPYLPKVLPELFRAVRMCEDGGLKEFITWKLGTLISIVRQHIRKYLQDILSLVSELWTSSFSLPAPKRTIQGPQGSPVLHLVEQLCLALNDEFRVYLLHILPSCIQVLGDAERCNDYCYVPDILHTLEVFGGNLDEHMHLVAPVLVRLFKVELVDIRRRAIITLTKLIPKVQVGTHVSALVHHLKLVLDGNNDDLRKEAAEALCSLAHALGEEFTIFIPSIRKLLVKHHLRYKKWDETENRLLRRELFISDNLSVQKYTQCPPDVISDPLDDFEGVPSEEADETQRQPRSHQVNDVRLRSAGEASQRSTREDWAEWMRHFSIALLKESPSPALRTCARLAQLQPSVGRELFAAGFASCWAQMTESSQEQLVRSLKTAFSSQNIPPEILATLLNLAEFMEHDEKPLPIDTRLLGALAEKCRAYAKALHYKEMEFEAVCSKKMGANPVTVVESLIHINNQLHQHEAAIGILTYSQQHLEVQLKESWYEKLHRWDEALRAYTMKSSQASGPLQHSQNLDATLGRMRCLASLARWEDLSTLCREQWTGAEPPARLEMAPMAANAAWHMGEWDQMSEYVSRLDDGDENKLRSLGNTTASGDGSSNGAFFRAVLSVRCKKYEEARVYVERARRCLATELAPLVLESYERAYNNMVRVQQLSELEEVIDYCTLPMESPIADGRRELIRNMWNERIKGTKRNVEVWQALLAVRELVLPPNEDRDTWIKFAKLCWKSGRISQAKSTLVKLLQFDPESSPELTLYHGHPQVVLAYLKYQYAVGDELKRKDAFSRLQDLSVQIATATNSYSGMLVSHGAISSAGVPLTARVYLTLASWKRALSPGLDDDAIQEILVSYKNATLSAKDWGKAWHSWALFNTEVMSRYTLRGRPDIAGKYVVAAVTGYFYSIACASTTKGVDDSLQDILRLLTLWFNHGATSEVQMALEKGFTLVKIEMWLVVLPQIIARIHSNNRIVRELIQELLVRIGKGHPQALMYPLLVACKSISILRQRAAQEVVDKIRKHSGGLVDQAQLVSKELIRVAILWHEMWHEALEEASRMYFGEHNIDGMLAVLEPLHAMLERGAETIKENTFIQAYGHELLEAHECCLKYRATGEDAELTKAWDLYYHVFRRIDKQLPSLTTLDLHSVSPELLKCRKLELAVPGTYSADSPLVTIEYFVPQLIVITSKQRPRKLTIHGSDGEDYAFLLKGHEDLRQDERVMQLFGLVNTLLENSRKTSEKDLSIQRYAVIPLSPNSGLIGWVPNCDTLHALIREYRDARKIFLNQEHRLMLAFAPDYDHLPLIAKVEVFQHALQNTEGNDLAKVLWLKSRTSEVWLERRTNYTRSLAVMSMAGYLLGLGDRHPSNLMLDRFSGKILHIDFGDCFEASMNREKFPEKVPFRLTRMLVKAMEVSGIEGTFRTTCENVMQVLRTNKDSVMAMMEAFVHDPLINWRLFNFNEVPQVSNYGNAHTHTVVSSEEAAPSEELMQPPRGAREKELLQAVNQLGDANEVLNERAVAVMARMSHKLTGRDFSSGSALSGAGGSSQHGSEHLASVDAREVEPGLSVKVQVQKLVLQATSHENLCQNYVGWCPFW; this is translated from the exons ATGAAGCCCTCGCCGCACTTCCCGGAGATCGGGAAGAAGTCCAAAG ATTTGATCCCCAAGGACCACAGTTTCAACATTGCGGCCTACATCTCATCTGGAGCG GATGTCATTGCTGCTGCCCTGCGAAAGCATGTCGAGGAGGAAGCTCGAGATCTCAGCGGTGAAGCTTTTCTTAGGTTTATGGATCAGCTCTATGAGCAGATATCTAGTTTATTGCAAAGTAACGATGTTTCTGAAAATTTGCTGGCTCTCCGTGCTATCGATGCATTGATTGATATGCCCTTCGGAGAAGGTGCTTCAAAGGTCTCCAAGTTCGCCAGTTTCTTGAGAAATGTGTTTGAAGTAAAGCGTGACCCTGAAATCCTAGTTCCAGCGAGTACTGTGCTTGGTCATTTAGCAAAAGCTGGGGGAGCAATGACTGCAGATGAAGTTGAGCGACAG ATTAAAACTGCTTTAGGGTGGCTTGAGGGGGACCGAGTAGAGTATCGTCGGTTTGCAGCTGTTCTTATTCTCAAA GAGATGGCTGAGAATGCTTCCACAACTTTCAATGTTCATGTTCCTGAATTTGTTGATGCTATATGGGTAGCACTGAGAGACCCCAAACAGGCTGTGCGTGAACGAGCAGTGGAAGCCTTGCGTGCCTGTCTTCATGTTATAGAAAAGCGGGAGACACGGTGGCGTGTACAGTG GTATTACCGCATGTGTGAAGCAGCACAAGTGGGACTTGGCAAAAATGCTTCTGTTCATAGCATCCATGGCTCATTATTGGCTGTTGGAGAATTGTTGAG GAATACTGGGGAATTTATGATGTCTAGGTACAGAGAAGTGGCTGATATAGTCCTCACGTACTTGAAACACCGGGATCAGCTTGTTCGTCGTAGTATAACATCTCTTCTTCCTCGAATTGCTCACTTCCTGCGAGACAGATTTGTGACCAACTACCTTAAG ATATGCATGGAACATATCTTGTTTGTTCTACGTACCCCGGATGAGCGTGCTAGTGGGTTTGTTGCTCTGGGAGAGATGGCTGGTGCTTTGGGTGCAGAACTTGTGCCCAGTTTGCCCTCAATTACCCCACTTCTGCATGAAGCA ATTGCTCCTCGCAGAGGACGTCCATCTCTTGAGGCTATTACTTGTGTTGGAAGCTTTTCAAAAGCCATGGGTCTTGCAATGGAACGCCATATTCGTGGTGGGCTGCTAGATGCCATGTTTTCTGCCGGTCTTTCTGATAAACTTGTAGATGCACTTGAGTCTATAAGTACCAG CATCCCGTCTCTACTGCCAACTATTCAAGAGCGTTTATTGGATTGTATAGCTCAAGCACTTCCAAAGTCATCTACGAGGTCCGGTTCTACTGTTAATCGAGCAACCAGATCCAACAGTTTGCAGCACTTTGTGGATTCTAGTGGTCCAGTGCTTGTCCAACTTGCTCTGCGTACCCTGGCAAACTTTAACTTTAAG GGTCATGAGCTCCTGGAATTGGCAAGAGAGAGTGTCATCCTTTATCTGGAAGATGAGGATAGCAGTACCCGAAAAGCTGCTGCGATATGCTGTTGCAGATTAGTTGCACACTCTCTTTCTGCTTCGTCTACTTCACAGTTCAGTTCAAATAGGTCAAATCGTATGGGAGGAGCTAAGCGCCGTCGTCTTGTAGAAGAG ATAGTGGAAAAACTTCTTATTGCTGCAGTTGCTGATGCTGATGTTGGTGTTAGGAGTTCAGTCTTCAGGGCTCTGTGCCGCAATCcgacttttgatgatttcttggccCAAGCTGACATCCTGACTTCAATTTTTGTTGCCTTAAATGACGAG GAGTACGGCGTAAGAGAATTGGCAATTTTAGTTGCAGGCAGATTGTCTGAAAAAAACCCTGCATATGTACTGCCTGCCCTTCGTCGCTATCTTATACAGTTGCTCACTTATCTTGATCAAAG TATGGATAGCAAGTGTAGAGAGGAAAGTGCTAGATTGTTGGGCTGCTTAATTAGGAGCTGTCCACGGCTAATACTTCCTTATGTTGCTCCAATTCACAAG GCGCTGGTGGCTAGACTTTGTGAAGGAACAGGACCAATGGCCAATATTGTGCTTGCTGCGGGAGTGCTTGCCACTGTCGGGGAACTGGCCAAAGTG GGTGGTTTTGCAATGAGGCAATATCTTCCTGAGCTAATGCCTCTGGTTGTGGATGCTCTTTTGGATGGAGGTTCTGTGAGCAAAAGGGAAGTCGCAGTAGCAACCCTTGGACAAGTTATTCAAAGCACAGG CTATGTTATTGCTCCCTATAACGAATATCCTCCGTTGCTTGGCTTACTCTTGAAGTTGCTGAATGGTGAATTGGAATGGTCGACTAGATTGGAAGTTCTGAAG GTTTTAGGGATTATGGGTGCATTGGACCCTCATGCACATAAGCGTAATCAACATAATTTACCTGGTCAACATAATTTACCTGGTCAACATAGAGAGGTTCTACGTCCAACAGTTGAGACTGCACAACATATCGTTTCCATGGAAGAGACACCAACTGATTTCTGGCCATCTTTTTCGGCGTCTGAGGACTACTATTCAACG GTTGCAATTAGTTCTCTCATGCGAATTCTCCGAGATCCTTCCCTTGCAAGTTATCATCAAATGGTTGTCGGCTCTCTTATCTTCGTTTTTAAG TCAATGGGCCTTGGCTGTGTTCCCTATTTACCAAAG GTTCTCCCTGAGCTATTCCGCGCCGTTCGTATGTGCGAGGACGGTGGTTTGAAAGAGTTCATAACCTGGAAACTCGGGACATTAATATCTATTGTTCGACAG CACATTCGGAAGTATTTACAAGACATACTGTCTCTTGTCTCCGAATTATGGACTTCCTCGTTCAGCCTTCCTGCACCAAAGCGGACTATACAGGGCCCACAGGGTTCTCCA GTTCTTCATCTTGTTGAGCAACTATGCTTAGCATTGAATGATGAGTTCAGAGTGTATTTACTCCATATTTTGCCAAGTTGTATTCAAGTCTTGGGTGATGCTGAACGCTGCAATGATTATTGCTATGTGCCTGACATATTACACACACTTGAAGTGTTTGGCG GAAATTTGGATGAGCACATGCACTTGGTTGCTCCAGTGCTTGTTCGTTTATTTAAAGTGGAGCTAGTTGACATCCGACGGCGTGCTATCATTACTTTGACTAAGCTTATACCTAAGGTGCAG GTTGGTACTCATGTATCGGCGTTAGTGCATCATCTGAAGCTCGTCTTGGATGG AAACAATGATGATTTACGGAAAGAAGCTGCTGAAGCGCTCTGCTCGCTCGCACATGCTCTCGGAGAGGAATTTACAATTTTCATACCATCAATACGCAAACTTCTTGTGAAGCACCATTTGCGG TACAAAAAATGGGATGAGACTGAAAATCGATTACTAAGGCGAGAACTGTTCATCTCCGATAACTTGTCAGTACAGAAGTACACACAGTGTCCACCTGATGTTATTAGTGACCCCCTTGATGATTTTGAGGGTGTTCCTTCCGAGGAAGCTGATGAAACACAGCGGCAACCAAGAAGTCATCAA GTCAACGATGTTCGGTTGAGAAGTGCTGGCGAGGCTTCTCAGAGAAGTACTAGAGAAGATTGGGCTGAATGGATGAGGCACTTTAGTATTGCACTTCTCAAAGAGTCACCATCTCCAGCTCTACGCACTTGTGCAAGGCTAGCACAGCTTCAG CCCTCTGTTGGACGCGAGTTGTTTGCTGCGGGTTTTGCAAGTTGCTGGGCCCAAATGACCGAATCATCCCAGGAGCAACTAGTGAGAAGTCTCAAGACAGCATTCTCATCTCAAAACATACCACCAGAAATTCTTGCAACGCTGTTGAACTTG GCAGAGTTTATGGAACATGATGAGAAGCCTCTTCCAATTGATACTAGGCTCCTTGGCGCACTTGCTGAGAAG TGTCGAGCATATGCAAAAGCCCTCCATTATAAAGAAATGGAGTTTGAAGCTGTATGTTCAAAGAAGATGGGTGCAAATCCTGTTACAGTGGTTGAATCCCTTATTCATATTAACAATCAACTGCACCAGCATGAG GCAGCTATTGGAATACTGACTTACTCACAGCAGCATCTAGAAGTTCAGTTAAAGGAATCCTG GTATGAGAAATTGCACCGTTGGGATGAGGCCCTAAGGGCATATACCATGAAGTCATCTCAAGCATCTGGCCCTTTACAACACAGCCAAAATTTGGATGCTACATTGG GGAGGATGAGGTGCCTAGCGTCCTTGGCTCGGTGGGAAGATTTAAGCACATTATGCAGGGAGCAATGGACTGGTGCAGAACCGCCTGCTCGGCTGGAAATGGCTCCAATG GCTGCAAATGCTGCTTGGCATATGGGTGAGTGGGACCAGATGTCTGAATATGTTTCTCGTCTGGATGATGGGGACGAAAACAAGCTCCGCTCGTTGGGTAACACAACTGCTAGTGGTGATGGAAGCAGTAATGGTGCTTTCTTTAGGGCTGTTCTTTCAGTTCGTTGCAAAAAG TATGAAGAAGCTCGTGTATATGTTGAGAGAGCTCGGCGGTGTTTGGCAACTGAACTTGCACCATTG GTACTTGAGAGTTATGAGCGTGCTTATAACAACATGGTGCGGGTTCAGCAGCTTTCAGAACTCGAAGAG GTGATTGATTACTGCACTCTTCCGATGGAAAGTCCAATTGCTGATGGGCGAAGGGAACTTATCCGTAATATGTGGAACGAGCGCATTAAAGGAACAAAACGGAACGTTGAG GTGTGGCAAGCCCTACTTGCTGTTAGAGAGTTGGTTCTTCCTCCTAATGAAGACAGAGATACCTGGATAAAATTTGCTAAACTTTGCTGGAAGAGTGGACGTATTAGTCAGGCTAAATCTACTTTAGTCAAACTTTTACAG TTTGATCCTGAATCTTCTCCTGAGTTGACACTGTATCATGGACATCCTCAAGTAGTCCTGGCTTACCTGAAGTACCAGTATGCTGTTGGAGATGAGCTTAAACGAAAGGACGCATTTTCTAGGCTACAG GATCTGTCAGTGCAGATTGCAACAGCCACAAATAGTTACTCTGGAATGCTAGTAAGCCATGGTGCTATATCAAGTGCTGGAGTACCACTTACTGCCCGTGTCTATTTGACACTTGCTAGCTGGAAGAGAGCACTGTCACCTGGATTGGATGATGATGCCATTCAAG AAATATTGGTTTCTTACAAAAATGCCACATTAAGTGCCAAGGACTGGGGCAAGGCATGGCATTCGTGGGCTTTGTTCAACACTGAAGTCATGTCCCGATATACTTTGCGAGGCCGTCCAGATATAGCAGGAAAATATGTTGTTGCAGCAGTAACAGGATATTTCTACTCTATTGCGTGTGCATCTACAACTAAAGGTGTCGATGATAGCTTGCAg GATATTCTCCGTCTCTTGACTCTTTGGTTCAACCATGGGGCAACCTCAGAGGTTCAAATGGCATTGGAGAAAGGCTTTACACTTGTCAAGATCGAAATGTGGTTGGTTGTGCTACCCCAGATAATTGCCAGGATTCATTCAAACAATAGAATAGTTAGAGAACTGATACAAGAATTGCTAGTTCGAATTGGAAAGGGGCATCCGCAG GCATTGATGTATCCTCTTTTGGTTGCTTGCAAATCAATAAGTATATTAAGGCAACGTGCAGCACAGGAGGTCGTTGATAAGATCCGCAAGCATAGTGGAGGCCTTGTTGATCAG GCGCAGCTTGTTTCAAAGGAACTGATACGAGTTGCCATTTTGTGGCATGAGATGTGGCATGAAGCTCTTGAGGAAGCTAGCAGGATGTATTTTGGTGAGCACAATATCGATGGAATGCTTGCGGTACTTGAGCCATTGCATGCAATGCTTGAGAGAGGGGCTGAGACAATAAAAGAGAACACTTTCATTCAG GCCTATGGACATGAATTACTTGAAGCCCACGAATGCTGCTTAAAATATCGTGCTACTGGAGAGGATGCTGAGCTAACTAAG GCATGGGATTTGTATTACCATGTTTTCAGAAGAATCGACAAACAGCTTCCAAGTCTTACAACTCTTGATTTGCAT TCTGTTTCACCTGAGCTGCTCAAATGTCGAAAGTTGGAGCTTGCTGTACCAGGAACTTATTCTGCAG ATTCACCACTAGTGACTATCGAGTATTTTGTTCCGCAATTGATTGTTATTACATCCAAACAAAGACCGAGGAAACTGACAATTCATGGAAGTGATGGTGAGGATTATGCATTCTTGCTTAAAGGTCATGAAGATTTAAGACAAGATGAACGCGTTATGCAG CTTTTTGGTCTGGTGAATACTCTCCTGGAGAACTCAAGGAAAACATCAGAGAAAGATTTGTCGATCCAAAGATATGCTGTTATTCCCCTGTCTCCTAACAGTGGATTAATTGGATGGGTACCTAATTGTGACACGCTTCATGCTCTGATCCGTGAATACAGAGATGCAAGGAAG ATTTTCTTAAATCAAGAGCACAGACTTATGTTGGCGTTTGCACCCGATTATGACCACTTACCCCTCATCGCGAAGGTGGAAGTATTTCAGCATGCTCTGCagaataccgaaggaaatgaccttGCAAAG GTTCTCTGGCTGAAAAGTCGAACATCCGAAGTATGGCTTGAGCGGCGTACAAATTATACAAGAAGCCTGGCTGTTATGAGCATG GCTGGCTATTTGCTTGGGTTAGGAGATCGGCATCCAAGCAATCTTATGTTAGATCGTTTTAG TGGGAAAATTTTACACATTGACTTTGGAGATTGTTTTGAGGCGTCAATGAATCGAGAAAAGTTCCCTGAAAAA GTACCATTCCGTTTGACTAGAATGCTTGTGAAAGCTATGGAAGTTAGTGGTATTGAGGGTACTTTCAGAACAACTTGTGAAAATGTGATGCAAGTCCTTCGAACAAACAAGGACAGCGTCATGGCTATGATGGAG GCATTTGTACATGACCCGCTGATCAATTGGCGTTTGTTCAATTTCAATGAAGTTCCTCAAGTTTCAAACTATGGAAATGCTCATACTCATACAGTGGTCAGTAGTGAAGAAGCTGCTCCTAGTGAAGAGCTCATGCAACCTCCCCGAGGAGCCCGCGAGAAGGAACTGCTACAG GCGGTCAATCAACTCGGTGACGCTAATGAGGTTTTAAACGAGCGTGCTGTAGCTGTCATGGCACGGATGAGTCACAAGTTAACAGGGCGTGACTTTTCTTCTGGATCAGCCTTGTCAGGCGCCGGCGGCTCAAGTCAACATGGCAGTGAACATTTAGCCTCAGTAGATGCTCGGGAGGTAGAACCTGGATTATCCGTGAAGGTTCAGGTTCAGAAGCTTGTACTTCAAGCGACTTCACATGAAAATTTGTGCCAGAACTATGTCGG GTGGTGCCCGTTTTGGTGA